A DNA window from Mobula birostris isolate sMobBir1 chromosome 3, sMobBir1.hap1, whole genome shotgun sequence contains the following coding sequences:
- the LOC140194789 gene encoding gamma-crystallin N-like has product MWVRVHAFSLSPCGFTPGALVSSQFTKKIIFYEGKYFTGRKLEVFGECGNFQDRGFMNRVNSIRVESSAWICYDHPDLKGHQYILERGDYPDFHRWNAHNDHMASCRPVKMHGEHYKIELFENSNFNGQCVEFCNDCPFLQGQGWTKTCVNSIKVYGDGAWVLYEEPNYRGRMYIVERGYYHSYTEWQAQNGNVQSMRTVVNYF; this is encoded by the exons ATGTGGGTAAGAGTTCATGCGTTCTCCCTGTCACCATGTGGGTttactccaggtgctctggtttcctcccaatttACAAAAAAG ATCATTTTCTATGAGGGGAAATATTTCACCGGCAGGAAGCTGGAGGTGTTTGGAGAATGCGGTAACTTCCAGGACCGGGGCTTCATGAACAGAGTGAACTCTATCCGGGTAGAGAGCAGTGCATGGATCTGCTATGATCACCCTGACCTCAAAGGGCACCAGTACATCCTGGAGCGAGGGGATTACCCTGACTTTCACCGGTGGAATGCTCACAATGACCACATGGCCTCCTGCCGGCCTGTCAAGATG CATGGTGAACATTACAAGATAGAGCTGTTTGAGAACTCCAATTTTAATGGTCagtgtgtggagttctgcaatgATTGCCCGTTCCTGCAAGGCCAAGGCTGGACCAAGACTTGTGTCAACTCAATCAAGGTCTACGGTGATGGAGC CTGGGTTTTGTACGAGGAGCCCAATTACCGGGGGAGGATGTATATCGTGGAACGAGGGTACTACCATTCCTACACAGAGTGGCAAGCACAGAACGGCAACGTCCAGTCCATGAGGACAGTGGTCAACTACTTTTAG